A genome region from Clostridium sp. JN-9 includes the following:
- a CDS encoding glycosyltransferase family 1 protein yields MRIALDARGINWYRGTGIGTYTCNLLNNLLKIDKQDYFHIYWSGNNYENLTDSNTKIIMSSRKHHKFFEQIYFPNNLIEENIDIYHIPQNGIGLNNDITCRKIVTIHDLIPYLMPETVGRGYLKNFLRDIPEIIENSDGIITVSECSKRDILKFFPINEDKVFVTPLAADSKYKPLDKNLCRGFLKEKYAVSNPFILYIGGFSQRKNVRSLLIAFSEIKNKINDKISLVIVGATRDDSNSLISLSKRLGIFSDIIFTGYVPEEHLPILYNGCEIFVYPSLYEGFGLPPLEAMSCGAPVITSNLTSIPEVVQDTGILINPYCTDELINALLIMLNNPKVKDDYIEKGLKRASEFSWEKTALKTLEIYKTVASFV; encoded by the coding sequence ATGAGGATTGCACTGGATGCCAGGGGCATTAATTGGTACAGGGGTACAGGAATTGGAACTTACACCTGTAATTTATTAAATAATCTTTTAAAAATAGATAAACAGGACTATTTTCATATATATTGGTCAGGAAACAATTACGAGAACTTAACTGATTCAAATACAAAAATTATTATGTCTTCAAGAAAGCATCATAAATTCTTTGAACAGATTTATTTCCCTAATAATTTAATAGAAGAAAATATAGATATCTATCATATACCTCAAAATGGTATAGGACTTAATAATGACATAACATGCAGAAAAATTGTAACGATTCATGATTTAATTCCTTATTTAATGCCAGAAACTGTTGGACGTGGATATTTAAAAAACTTTCTAAGGGATATTCCTGAAATAATAGAAAATTCAGATGGAATAATAACAGTTTCTGAATGTTCAAAAAGAGATATACTAAAATTTTTCCCAATAAATGAAGATAAAGTTTTTGTAACTCCTCTTGCTGCGGATTCCAAATATAAACCATTGGATAAAAACTTGTGCAGAGGTTTTTTAAAGGAGAAATATGCTGTAAGCAATCCATTTATACTCTACATTGGAGGCTTCAGCCAGAGGAAAAATGTAAGATCCCTGCTTATTGCCTTTTCTGAAATAAAAAATAAAATCAATGATAAAATATCCCTGGTAATTGTGGGGGCTACCAGAGATGACAGCAATTCTTTAATATCATTAAGTAAAAGACTGGGTATATTTTCTGATATTATTTTTACCGGATATGTACCTGAAGAACATCTTCCCATTCTATATAATGGATGTGAGATATTTGTATATCCATCGCTTTACGAAGGTTTTGGTCTTCCTCCACTGGAGGCTATGAGCTGTGGAGCACCAGTTATAACTTCAAATTTAACTTCTATTCCTGAAGTAGTTCAGGATACTGGAATATTAATTAATCCTTACTGCACTGATGAATTGATAAATGCTTTGCTTATTATGCTGAACAATCCAAAGGTAAAAGATGATTATATTGAAAAAGGCCTAAAAAGGGCCTCTGAATTCTCCTGGGAAAAAACAGCATTAAAAACTCTTGAAATTTATAAAACTGTAGCTTCATTTGTTTAA
- the larB gene encoding nickel pincer cofactor biosynthesis protein LarB, producing the protein MNSEELKKLLQDIKAGNITIDDGVDALKDLPFKDLGFAKIDNHRELRVGYPEVIYCAGKTIDQVKKIVEFMLTKNCNILGTRASKEMYEAVKALCPEAEYNEYARTIVIKKKKTEETDTYIAVVTAGTSDMPVSEEAAVTAEIFGNKVERIYDVGVAGIHRLFSRLDLIRGAKVVIVIAGMEGALASVVGGLVDKPVIAVPTSVGYGANFSGLSALLSMLNSCSSGVSVVNIDNGFGAGYIASMINKL; encoded by the coding sequence ATGAATAGTGAGGAGTTAAAAAAGTTACTTCAGGATATAAAAGCGGGAAATATAACCATTGATGATGGAGTAGATGCATTAAAGGATCTTCCTTTTAAGGATTTGGGTTTTGCAAAAATAGATAACCACAGAGAACTTAGAGTTGGTTATCCTGAAGTTATATACTGCGCCGGGAAAACTATAGATCAGGTAAAGAAAATTGTAGAGTTCATGCTGACTAAAAACTGCAATATACTTGGCACAAGAGCATCGAAAGAAATGTATGAAGCTGTAAAGGCTTTATGCCCTGAAGCAGAATATAATGAATATGCCAGAACAATTGTGATAAAAAAGAAGAAAACAGAGGAAACAGATACATATATTGCTGTGGTTACAGCAGGAACTTCAGATATGCCTGTCAGCGAAGAGGCAGCAGTAACTGCAGAGATATTTGGAAACAAGGTTGAAAGAATATATGATGTTGGAGTAGCCGGTATACACAGACTTTTCAGCAGGCTTGATTTAATAAGAGGAGCAAAGGTAGTTATTGTAATTGCAGGAATGGAGGGCGCACTTGCCAGTGTAGTAGGCGGATTAGTTGATAAACCTGTAATTGCTGTGCCAACAAGCGTTGGGTACGGGGCCAATTTTTCAGGGCTTTCAGCGCTGCTGTCAATGCTCAACAGCTGTTCCAGCGGTGTTAGCGTAGTTAATATAGATAATGGATTTGGAGCAGGCTATATAGCAAGTATGATTAATAAATTATAG
- the nagE gene encoding N-acetylglucosamine-specific PTS transporter subunit IIBC: MASNNKVLAGAQRLGKSLMTPVAVLPAAALLLRLGQPDLLNLPWMAAAGSAIFDNLALIFAIGIAVGLADENNGVAGLAAVVGYFVLTKVAVTFNKDIDMGVLAGIIVGILAGNLYNKYKAVKVPDFLGFFGGKRFVPIVTSFVTLILGVAAGYVWPLIQNGINAFGNAIAGAGAFGAFLFGFFNRLLIPVGLHHVLNSLFWFQFGTFTNAAGKVVTGDLNRFFALDPSAGTYMTGFFPIMMFGLPAACLAMISAAKKQNRKAVTGMLLGIAFTSFLTGITEPIEFTFMFLAPVLYVIHALLTGSAMAITSLLGIKTGFGFSAGLFDYALNWGISTKPLLLLFVGLAYAVIYYFVFLFAIKAFDIPTPGRMDEDEEVASFTSLNNSELREKAADILDAIGAKSNIDTIDACITRIRLSVKDPGLVNENKLKKLGATGVMKMGKNNFQIVVGTSADPLVTHIKSIMKEQ, translated from the coding sequence ATGGCTAGTAATAATAAAGTTTTAGCTGGAGCTCAAAGGCTTGGTAAATCTCTTATGACTCCTGTAGCTGTATTACCAGCAGCTGCACTTCTATTAAGACTTGGTCAGCCGGATTTATTAAATTTACCATGGATGGCCGCTGCAGGTAGTGCAATATTTGATAATTTAGCACTTATTTTTGCAATAGGTATAGCTGTAGGTCTGGCAGATGAAAATAACGGTGTTGCAGGTTTGGCAGCTGTTGTAGGATACTTTGTACTTACAAAGGTTGCAGTCACATTTAACAAAGACATTGATATGGGTGTTCTGGCTGGTATCATAGTAGGTATTTTAGCAGGTAATTTATATAATAAATATAAGGCAGTCAAGGTTCCGGATTTCTTAGGATTCTTTGGCGGTAAACGTTTCGTACCAATAGTAACTTCATTTGTTACACTGATATTAGGTGTAGCAGCAGGTTATGTATGGCCTCTAATTCAAAATGGTATTAATGCATTTGGTAATGCTATTGCAGGTGCAGGTGCATTTGGTGCATTCCTATTTGGGTTCTTTAATAGATTATTAATCCCAGTGGGACTTCACCATGTATTAAATTCATTATTCTGGTTCCAGTTTGGTACATTTACAAATGCAGCTGGAAAAGTAGTTACAGGTGACTTAAATAGATTCTTTGCTTTAGATCCAAGTGCAGGAACATATATGACAGGTTTCTTCCCAATTATGATGTTTGGCCTTCCAGCAGCTTGTTTAGCTATGATAAGCGCTGCTAAAAAGCAAAATAGAAAAGCTGTTACTGGTATGTTACTTGGTATAGCATTTACATCTTTCTTAACTGGTATTACAGAACCTATAGAATTTACTTTTATGTTCTTAGCACCAGTATTATATGTTATCCATGCATTATTAACAGGATCTGCCATGGCAATAACCTCACTTTTAGGAATTAAGACAGGATTTGGATTCTCCGCCGGTTTATTTGATTATGCGCTAAACTGGGGAATTTCAACTAAACCATTGCTGTTATTATTTGTTGGCTTAGCTTATGCAGTTATATACTATTTTGTATTCCTATTTGCTATTAAAGCATTTGACATACCAACACCTGGCAGAATGGATGAAGATGAAGAGGTAGCTTCATTTACCAGCTTAAATAATTCAGAGCTTCGTGAAAAAGCAGCAGATATCTTAGATGCAATTGGTGCAAAATCAAATATTGATACTATAGATGCATGCATTACAAGAATTAGATTAAGCGTTAAAGATCCTGGATTAGTAAATGAAAATAAACTTAAAAAACTTGGAGCTACCGGCGTTATGAAGATGGGTAAAAACAATTTCCAGATTGTTGTGGGTACATCTGCTGATCCACTGGTAACACATATTAAATCAATAATGAAAGAACAATAA
- a CDS encoding CotS family spore coat protein, whose protein sequence is MDIKALSSLIKEEYDINASSIEKLKNVYKIESDSGKYCLKVIKYDYGHFIFILNAIKHLQDNNFKKTPDIISTIKSSDFIQLGNNYAYLTKWIDSRQCNYNNPIDIVIAAGKLAELHKKSEGFQITPEMNPRIGWLKWIDNFKTRKDEIYDFKKRILNKQKKSQFDSMYENCIDEEILRCDSSINNLVSSDYIEKVKSEIALSGFCHHDFAHHNVLIEKNGEVNIIDFDYCILDSHLHDLSSLLLRIMKNNKWDIGTASFILDSYNNVKTVESTDIPIISAFMEFPQDFWQIGIQYYWEKQPWGEEFFVKKLEKILEDREDKQNFIDEFRFFNYRP, encoded by the coding sequence ATGGACATTAAAGCACTGTCCTCCTTAATAAAAGAGGAATATGATATTAATGCTTCCTCCATAGAAAAGCTTAAGAATGTATACAAAATAGAATCGGATTCAGGGAAGTATTGTCTTAAAGTAATAAAATATGACTATGGTCATTTTATTTTCATTTTAAATGCAATTAAGCATCTTCAGGATAATAATTTTAAAAAAACACCAGATATTATAAGTACAATTAAATCCAGTGATTTTATACAGTTAGGCAATAATTATGCATATCTTACAAAATGGATTGACAGCAGACAGTGTAATTATAATAACCCTATTGACATTGTTATAGCAGCAGGGAAGCTGGCAGAGCTTCATAAAAAAAGTGAAGGATTTCAAATTACTCCTGAAATGAATCCACGTATAGGATGGCTTAAATGGATTGATAATTTTAAAACCAGGAAAGATGAGATATATGATTTTAAAAAAAGAATTTTAAATAAACAAAAAAAGTCACAATTTGATTCTATGTATGAAAATTGTATTGATGAAGAGATTTTAAGGTGTGATAGTTCTATTAATAATTTAGTCAGCAGCGATTATATTGAGAAAGTTAAAAGTGAGATTGCATTAAGTGGTTTTTGTCATCATGATTTTGCTCATCACAATGTTCTCATAGAAAAAAACGGAGAAGTAAATATAATTGATTTTGATTACTGTATCCTGGATTCCCATCTTCATGATTTGTCAAGTCTTCTGCTGAGGATAATGAAGAACAACAAATGGGATATTGGCACTGCGTCATTTATATTGGATAGCTACAATAATGTAAAGACAGTTGAGAGTACAGATATACCTATAATCTCTGCATTTATGGAGTTCCCTCAAGACTTTTGGCAGATTGGAATACAGTACTACTGGGAAAAGCAGCCATGGGGAGAAGAGTTCTTTGTTAAAAAATTAGAGAAAATACTGGAGGATAGAGAGGATAAACAAAATTTTATAGATGAATTTAGATTTTTTAATTATAGACCATAA
- the larC gene encoding nickel pincer cofactor biosynthesis protein LarC yields MKILYYDCFSGISGDMNLGAMIDLGVDKDYINKQLAKLNINEFELDVKKDSRKGISGTNLNVLVNHNHEHDHHMGHHHHRNLEDITNIIMGSQLNDNIKNISMKIFMQVAKAEAKVHNCDINSIHFHEVGAVDSIVDIIGAAICFDYLNADKIISSPIELGSGFVKCAHGLMPVPAPATAEILTGMPVTTGKVSFEATTPTGAAILKTMVNEFSMRNHFKTIKVGYGIGNKDIGDIPNVLRVMLAEDYENEENDFEKSQAYIIECNLDDMNPEIYNYIVEKMFNLGASDVYLTPIIMKKGRPGTKISVLCSIEKEAVISSTMLRETTTLGIRKYKVTKDMLQRKFKSIETKYGDISIKVGLINGKEIKYKPEYKDCKTASEKFNVPIKDIYDEVERELIKVNIYNETGKSNE; encoded by the coding sequence ATGAAAATATTATATTATGATTGCTTTTCTGGAATAAGCGGAGATATGAATTTAGGTGCAATGATAGATCTTGGAGTTGATAAGGACTATATAAATAAGCAGCTGGCAAAATTAAACATTAATGAATTTGAATTAGATGTTAAGAAGGACTCTCGAAAGGGTATAAGCGGAACAAATTTAAATGTTTTAGTTAATCATAATCATGAGCATGATCATCATATGGGTCACCACCATCATAGAAATCTGGAGGATATTACAAATATTATTATGGGAAGCCAGCTTAATGATAATATAAAAAATATAAGTATGAAAATATTTATGCAGGTTGCAAAAGCTGAGGCTAAAGTTCATAACTGCGATATTAACAGCATTCACTTTCATGAAGTTGGTGCAGTGGATTCTATAGTGGATATAATAGGTGCTGCCATATGCTTTGATTATTTAAATGCAGATAAAATAATCAGCTCTCCAATTGAATTAGGAAGCGGTTTTGTAAAATGTGCTCATGGCCTGATGCCTGTACCAGCACCAGCCACTGCAGAAATACTTACAGGAATGCCTGTAACCACAGGTAAAGTAAGTTTTGAAGCTACTACTCCAACTGGGGCAGCTATTTTAAAAACAATGGTAAATGAGTTTTCAATGAGAAATCATTTTAAGACTATAAAGGTTGGCTATGGTATTGGGAATAAAGACATAGGGGATATTCCGAATGTTCTTAGGGTAATGCTTGCAGAAGATTATGAAAATGAAGAAAATGATTTTGAAAAAAGCCAGGCATATATAATTGAATGTAATTTAGATGATATGAATCCGGAAATTTATAATTATATAGTTGAAAAAATGTTTAATTTGGGTGCTTCAGATGTATACCTTACCCCAATTATAATGAAAAAGGGAAGACCTGGAACAAAGATTTCTGTACTCTGCAGTATAGAGAAAGAAGCTGTTATAAGCAGTACTATGCTAAGGGAAACGACTACCCTTGGTATAAGAAAATATAAAGTTACTAAGGATATGCTTCAAAGGAAATTTAAGAGTATAGAAACAAAGTATGGTGATATAAGTATAAAAGTTGGCTTGATTAATGGAAAAGAAATTAAGTATAAACCAGAATATAAGGACTGTAAAACTGCCTCTGAAAAGTTCAATGTGCCGATAAAGGACATTTATGATGAGGTAGAAAGAGAATTAATTAAGGTTAATATATATAACGAAACGGGGAAATCAAATGAATAG
- a CDS encoding extracellular solute-binding protein: protein MKRFSRAIAVFASVCLISLMGCGKNAEVKKPDELSGTISIAADTNNDQIIKTAAEDFKTSNPKVNINIQPMDTASLLSSKDEKYKKYDLYITGEENMQEILNLNSKLFYDLGSSITDGKGSILKGYIPNNSYNGKTYGYPWYTYAYVIYYRQDLFKEAGAPAEDIKTWQQFIDAAVKVNKSTGKRIVTQESTGRLYSILLNQLRGGYVDKNGKSLISSNVSINAIGVLNSLYSEALLYNSNNISNEIRNDKVSAVIGNSSNMTAVSKSSPNMKGKWQIIQLPAFEPAGNRSVTFGGSSLLLNKDSKNSKLALDFLKFLSNDKDVNVKLSQNFGTVPICIDVSQSIDLKKENNFFNGNEYKLYEAIARLSPVVNYTSRYSTINGILEQNLDKLHGSNADIDSIVIDMDEEINGI, encoded by the coding sequence TTGAAGAGGTTCAGCAGAGCAATAGCAGTTTTTGCATCAGTCTGTTTAATTTCACTTATGGGGTGCGGTAAAAATGCAGAGGTTAAGAAACCAGATGAATTATCAGGAACTATTTCAATAGCCGCAGATACTAATAATGATCAAATCATTAAAACTGCTGCAGAAGATTTTAAAACCAGCAATCCAAAGGTGAATATAAATATTCAGCCCATGGATACAGCTTCATTATTGAGCTCTAAGGATGAAAAGTATAAAAAATATGATTTATATATAACCGGAGAAGAAAATATGCAGGAGATTTTGAATTTAAATTCAAAATTGTTTTATGATTTAGGAAGCAGCATAACTGATGGAAAAGGAAGCATTCTTAAAGGTTATATACCTAATAACAGTTATAATGGAAAGACTTATGGATATCCATGGTATACATATGCCTATGTGATTTATTACAGGCAGGATTTATTTAAAGAAGCAGGGGCCCCTGCAGAGGATATAAAAACCTGGCAGCAATTCATAGATGCAGCTGTAAAAGTAAATAAGAGCACTGGCAAAAGAATTGTAACACAGGAGAGTACCGGAAGGCTTTATTCCATATTACTTAATCAATTAAGGGGAGGCTATGTGGATAAGAACGGAAAAAGCTTAATTTCCTCTAATGTTTCGATAAATGCGATAGGTGTTTTAAACAGCTTATATTCAGAGGCACTATTGTATAATTCAAATAACATTAGTAACGAAATTAGAAATGATAAAGTTAGTGCAGTTATAGGAAATTCATCAAATATGACAGCAGTTTCTAAAAGCAGCCCCAATATGAAAGGCAAGTGGCAGATAATTCAGTTACCAGCTTTTGAGCCGGCAGGGAATAGATCTGTAACATTTGGGGGAAGCAGCCTTCTTTTAAATAAGGATTCAAAAAACTCTAAATTAGCATTAGATTTTTTGAAGTTTTTAAGTAATGATAAGGACGTAAATGTGAAGCTTTCTCAGAATTTTGGAACTGTGCCAATATGTATAGATGTGTCACAAAGTATTGATTTAAAGAAGGAAAATAACTTTTTTAATGGCAATGAATATAAATTATATGAGGCTATTGCAAGACTTTCTCCAGTAGTTAATTATACAAGCAGATATAGTACAATCAATGGTATACTTGAACAGAATTTAGATAAGCTGCATGGAAGTAATGCTGATATAGACTCCATTGTTATTGATATGGATGAGGAAATAAATGGGATATGA
- a CDS encoding radical SAM protein has translation MNIKDNLEKSAKQTVVNTIVGMLEKDPEKNVDRIFAAVKKLAKDETQMKQIEVVQDYYNKQDATHELIQNILTQTDKNCLKKFFVNFFANANWYGGPKRKKYLETENTKIPFVLLISPSMQCNLRCKGCYATDLLDQPKMPIEEVDRIVGEARDLGIYYIIVLGGEPFFYKELLDIYKKYDDVMFTPFTNCSLIDDELADKLRDLGNVVPMLSIEGNEEATDGRRGIGAYTRVMNAMDKLKERGVLFGVSTAVTKMNIDSVLSDEFVDKLIEKGSKMNWYFLFMPVGARNPDFNMMLSPEQRAYLGKRTREIRTTKPYFTIDFFNDAPYVGGCIAGKFYMHVNVHEDCEPCIFAHFASSNLKGKHLIDVLREPFFKELRSRQPYNENMLRPCMMIDNPNVVREVCEKTGAKPTDEGGDAMLHDKKFINTLEQVAEDWRPYAEREWKNVFHEKGNEKFSRG, from the coding sequence ATGAATATTAAAGACAACTTAGAGAAATCAGCTAAGCAGACGGTAGTAAATACTATTGTTGGAATGCTTGAAAAAGACCCGGAAAAAAACGTAGATAGGATTTTTGCTGCAGTTAAGAAGTTAGCAAAAGATGAAACTCAGATGAAGCAGATAGAGGTAGTTCAGGATTACTATAATAAACAGGATGCTACACATGAACTAATCCAAAACATACTAACACAAACTGACAAGAATTGCCTAAAAAAATTCTTTGTCAACTTTTTTGCAAATGCTAACTGGTATGGCGGACCTAAAAGAAAAAAGTATTTGGAAACGGAAAATACAAAGATACCATTTGTCCTTCTTATAAGCCCATCTATGCAATGCAATTTAAGATGCAAGGGATGTTATGCTACAGATTTGCTTGATCAGCCTAAAATGCCAATTGAAGAGGTAGACAGAATAGTTGGTGAAGCAAGGGATTTGGGAATCTATTACATCATAGTGCTTGGAGGAGAACCATTTTTCTATAAAGAATTACTGGACATATACAAAAAATATGATGATGTAATGTTTACACCATTTACAAACTGCTCTTTAATTGATGATGAACTGGCAGATAAACTTAGGGATTTAGGAAACGTAGTACCAATGCTCTCAATTGAAGGTAATGAAGAAGCTACAGATGGAAGAAGAGGTATTGGCGCTTACACCAGAGTTATGAATGCCATGGATAAACTAAAAGAAAGAGGAGTACTGTTTGGTGTTTCTACAGCTGTTACTAAAATGAATATAGATTCAGTGCTTTCAGATGAATTTGTAGATAAACTTATTGAAAAAGGTTCTAAGATGAACTGGTATTTCTTATTTATGCCAGTAGGTGCAAGAAATCCTGATTTCAATATGATGCTGTCACCTGAACAAAGGGCATATTTAGGTAAGAGAACAAGAGAAATCAGAACTACTAAGCCATATTTTACAATTGACTTCTTTAATGATGCACCATATGTTGGAGGCTGCATAGCAGGTAAGTTTTATATGCATGTTAATGTTCATGAGGACTGTGAGCCATGTATTTTTGCTCATTTTGCTTCATCAAATCTAAAGGGAAAGCATCTTATAGATGTATTAAGAGAGCCTTTCTTTAAAGAATTAAGAAGCAGACAGCCTTATAATGAAAACATGTTAAGACCATGTATGATGATTGATAATCCAAATGTTGTAAGGGAAGTATGTGAAAAGACTGGTGCTAAACCAACTGATGAAGGCGGAGATGCAATGCTGCATGATAAGAAGTTTATAAATACATTAGAGCAGGTTGCTGAAGACTGGAGACCATATGCAGAAAGAGAATGGAAAAATGTATTCCATGAAAAAGGCAACGAAAAGTTTTCAAGAGGTTAG